In uncultured Bacteroides sp., the following proteins share a genomic window:
- a CDS encoding homocysteine S-methyltransferase family protein encodes MESLSFADTYQNTPIILTEGAIVERLRREYHIPLDNDIVHAGLIYDDKYRDILADIYKQYMDIAESFRLPIMIMTPTRRVNSERVSRSVYHDKNIIADNVAFLNQLRSEYSTPVYIGGLTGCRGDAYDPAMSLSISDSIKFHLPHLQSFKEAGADFLFAGIMPALAESIGMAQTMETTGLPYIISFMIRKEGVLLDGTSINDAIAGIDSNTKTHPLCYTVNCVHPDILRQALNNPLNNTQLVRTRFKGIQANASCLNPEELNECACLKSSSPIELAESMMSLHKDFPLKIVGGCCGTDNTHMQKFAELFS; translated from the coding sequence ATGGAATCTCTTTCTTTTGCAGATACTTATCAAAATACTCCGATTATTCTAACCGAAGGTGCTATTGTTGAACGATTACGTCGTGAATATCACATCCCGCTGGATAATGATATTGTGCATGCCGGATTGATATATGACGATAAATACAGAGATATCCTGGCTGATATTTATAAGCAGTACATGGATATTGCAGAATCTTTTCGGCTACCTATTATGATAATGACTCCTACAAGAAGAGTGAATAGTGAGCGGGTTAGTCGCTCTGTTTATCATGATAAAAATATAATAGCCGATAATGTTGCATTCTTAAATCAGTTAAGGTCGGAATATTCAACTCCTGTTTATATTGGAGGACTTACGGGCTGTCGTGGAGATGCTTATGATCCAGCAATGTCTTTATCAATAAGTGATTCTATCAAATTTCATCTTCCTCACCTGCAGTCATTCAAAGAGGCTGGCGCTGATTTCTTATTTGCAGGCATAATGCCAGCTTTGGCTGAGAGTATTGGCATGGCTCAAACAATGGAGACAACCGGTCTACCTTATATAATTAGTTTTATGATACGCAAAGAGGGTGTGTTATTGGATGGAACCTCAATTAATGACGCAATAGCTGGGATTGATTCCAACACAAAAACTCATCCCTTATGTTATACCGTTAATTGTGTGCATCCCGATATATTGCGTCAGGCATTAAACAATCCACTAAATAATACTCAGTTGGTAAGAACCCGATTTAAAGGGATACAAGCAAATGCATCTTGTTTAAACCCTGAAGAGCTGAATGAATGCGCATGTCTGAAATCTTCTTCACCAATAGAACTGGCCGAAAGCATGATGTCTTTGCACAAAGACTTTCCTTTAAAGATAGTAGGGGGATGTTGTGGTACAGATAATACCCACATGCAGAAATTTGCCGAACTATTTTCCTGA